The genomic window CGGTTGTACCGCTCTAGAATATATCTCAGTCCTATCGTGCCATAATCTCCTCAGCTCGAGCTCAATCATGACTAACATATTCCTGAGGGCTTCCATATCATCCCCTCCTTATCATTCGACGGACATGCACGATCTCCCCTATCCTCCCCCTCCCCTCCAGCCTCTCCCCAGCGTACTTCAGGAATACATCATCTAGAGTAGGCTTATTTATGGAGATCCTCCCTAAGGAAGCCCAGTTCCTCACTAAATCTATCAACTGGGGGAGGGTACTCTCAGCATCCCTGACCAATATGCTCAGCCTCCCATCCTCACTGACTACATCGAGCACGGAGCTAAGACTTCTGAGCTCCTGAATTATCTCCTGATTATAATTTCCTCTCATCTCCAGTGTTATCATCTCCCCTCCTAGAGAGCGTTTGAGCTCCTCCGCAGTGCCTCTCGCCACTATCCTCCCCCTGTTTATTATCGCTATCTCATCGGAATATAGGTCAGCTTCATCCATGTAATGCGTGTTGAAGAATATAGTGACACCGTGCTCTCTCTTAAAAATATTTAGCCTCTCCCAAACGGATTTCCTCGCACCGGGATCGAGCCCTATGGTCGGCTCGTCTAAGAACATTATCTTGGGCTTTATTAACATAGCGCACGCTATCTCCAGCCTCCTTATCATTCCACCAGAATAAGTGCGAACGAGATCGTCCTTGACATCGCTGAGGCCCATATGCTCCAGGACCTCCTCTATTACCCTCTCCCTCTCGCCCCTCGGTATGCCGAAAATTTTTGAGTATATCAGGAGGTTCTCATAACCGCTTATATCAGTCCATACGCTCATCTCCTGGGGGACGTAGCTTATCAACTTCCTCACCTCACTCCCCTCATGAACGACATCGAAACCGAAGACAGAGGCCTTTCCGGATGTGGGTCTTATCTGAGTCGTCAGTATGCGCATGAGCGTAGTCTTTCCGGCACCATTCGGCCCTAAGAGTGCGAAAGATTTTCCGGGTTCTACTGATAAGCTCACACCATTTAGAGCCCTCACCTTTCCTTCGTAGATCTTCACTAGTTCCTCCGTACTGACAGCTAGCTCCATGCAGGTCCCTGAGCTTCTTCAGCTGTTTAAAAATTAAGTAGCTACGATGAGATCGGCACCAGCTTATCGATCCCAACCCTTTTAATATCCTCAGTGGATGAAACCTTATGAGGAGAGGCCTCATCCTCCTCCTTCTACTGCTAATATCCACGAACGTATTAGAGCTGAGGGATCAAAGTAGCGGGAGCTTGATGAAGGATATTGAGGGCACATTGAAGAGGTTCGATGGAGTTAGGGGGAATGATGCTGCTATGAAGCAGC from Candidatus Korarchaeum sp. includes these protein-coding regions:
- a CDS encoding ATP-binding cassette domain-containing protein, with protein sequence MELAVSTEELVKIYEGKVRALNGVSLSVEPGKSFALLGPNGAGKTTLMRILTTQIRPTSGKASVFGFDVVHEGSEVRKLISYVPQEMSVWTDISGYENLLIYSKIFGIPRGERERVIEEVLEHMGLSDVKDDLVRTYSGGMIRRLEIACAMLIKPKIMFLDEPTIGLDPGARKSVWERLNIFKREHGVTIFFNTHYMDEADLYSDEIAIINRGRIVARGTAEELKRSLGGEMITLEMRGNYNQEIIQELRSLSSVLDVVSEDGRLSILVRDAESTLPQLIDLVRNWASLGRISINKPTLDDVFLKYAGERLEGRGRIGEIVHVRRMIRRG